One Desulfovibrio aminophilus genomic window carries:
- the yjgA gene encoding ribosome biogenesis factor YjgA — MNTDDRPKSRSQKKRDMIALQDMGARLQELSPEALGRVEMPEDLRRAVLDAKKMKNHEARRRQVQYIGVLMRDADPEPIRRALEIKDQDRLADSRAFQRLERWRDGLVEALPGVAEEILAACPGADLERLSRVAAEARREREKNAPPKAFRALFRALRDLESEA; from the coding sequence ATGAACACCGACGACCGCCCCAAGAGCCGCTCCCAGAAGAAACGCGACATGATCGCCCTGCAGGACATGGGCGCGCGGCTGCAGGAGCTCTCCCCCGAAGCCCTGGGTCGCGTGGAGATGCCCGAGGACCTACGCCGGGCCGTGCTCGACGCCAAGAAGATGAAGAACCACGAGGCGCGCCGCCGCCAAGTCCAGTACATCGGCGTGCTCATGCGCGACGCCGACCCCGAGCCCATCCGCCGGGCCCTGGAGATCAAGGACCAGGACCGGCTGGCCGACTCCCGCGCCTTCCAGCGCCTGGAACGCTGGCGCGACGGCCTGGTGGAGGCCCTGCCCGGCGTGGCCGAGGAAATCCTCGCGGCCTGCCCCGGCGCGGACCTGGAGCGCCTCTCCCGCGTGGCCGCCGAGGCCCGGCGCGAACGCGAGAAGAACGCCCCGCCCAAGGCCTTCCGCGCCCTGTTCCGGGCCCTGCGCGATCTGGAATCCGAGGCCTGA